One stretch of Callospermophilus lateralis isolate mCalLat2 chromosome 11, mCalLat2.hap1, whole genome shotgun sequence DNA includes these proteins:
- the Vamp2 gene encoding vesicle-associated membrane protein 2, with the protein MSATAATAPPAAPAGEGGPPAPPPNLTSNRRLQQTQAQVDEVVDIMRVNVDKVLERDQKLSELDDRADALQAGASQFETSAAKLKRKYWWKNLKMMIILGVICAIILIIIIVYFST; encoded by the exons AT GTCGGCTACTGCTGCCACCGCCCCCCCTGCCGCTCCAGCTGGGGAGGGTGGACCCCCTGCGCCCCCTCCAAACCTCACCAGTAACAGGAGACTGCAGCAGACCCAGGCCCAGGTGGATGAG GTGGTGGACATTATGAGGGTGAATGTGGACAAGGTCCTGGAGCGGGACCAGAAGCTATCGGAACTGGATGACCGTGCAGATGCACTCCAGGCAGGGGCCTCCCAGTTTGAAACAAGTGCAGCCAAGCTCAAGCGCAAATACTGGTGGAAAAACCTCAAG ATGATGATAATCTTGGGAGTGATTTGCGCCATCatcctcatcatcatcatcg TTTACTTCAGCACTTAA
- the Tmem107 gene encoding transmembrane protein 107 isoform X1 encodes MGRISGLVPSRFLTLLAHLVVVITLFWSRDSNIQACLPLRFTPEEYEKQDIQLVIALSVTLALFAVELAGFFSGVSMFNSTQGLISIGAHCSASVALSFFIFERWECTTYWYIFVFCSVLPAVTEVALFVAVLGLKKKPF; translated from the exons ATGGGTCGGATCTCGGGGCTCGTGCCCTCTCGCTTCCTGACACTTCTGGCGCATCTAGTGGTCGTCATCACCTTATTCTGGTCCCGG GACAGCAACATCCAAGCTTGCCTGCCTCTCAGGTTCACTCCCGAGGAATATGAGAAGCAAGACATTCA GCTGGTGATAGCACTGTCTGTCACCCTGGCCCTCTTTGCAGTGGAGCTGGCCGGTTTCTTCTCAGGAGTTTCCATGTTCAACAGCACTCAGGGTCTCATCT CTATTGGGGCCCATTGTAGTGCATCTGTGGCTCTATCCTTCTTCATATTCGAGCGCTGGGAGTGTACCACATACTGGTACATTTTTGTCTTCTGCAG TGTCCTCCCAGCTGTCACTGAAGTGGCTTTATTCGTCGCTGTCCTTGGTCTAAAAAAGAAACCTTTCTGA
- the Tmem107 gene encoding transmembrane protein 107 isoform X2 — translation MGRISGLVPSRFLTLLAHLVVVITLFWSRDSNIQACLPLRFTPEEYEKQDIQLVIALSVTLALFAVELAGFFSGVSMFNSTQGLISIGAHCSASVALSFFIFERWECTTYCVLPAVTEVALFVAVLGLKKKPF, via the exons ATGGGTCGGATCTCGGGGCTCGTGCCCTCTCGCTTCCTGACACTTCTGGCGCATCTAGTGGTCGTCATCACCTTATTCTGGTCCCGG GACAGCAACATCCAAGCTTGCCTGCCTCTCAGGTTCACTCCCGAGGAATATGAGAAGCAAGACATTCA GCTGGTGATAGCACTGTCTGTCACCCTGGCCCTCTTTGCAGTGGAGCTGGCCGGTTTCTTCTCAGGAGTTTCCATGTTCAACAGCACTCAGGGTCTCATCT CTATTGGGGCCCATTGTAGTGCATCTGTGGCTCTATCCTTCTTCATATTCGAGCGCTGGGAGTGTACCACATACTG TGTCCTCCCAGCTGTCACTGAAGTGGCTTTATTCGTCGCTGTCCTTGGTCTAAAAAAGAAACCTTTCTGA
- the Borcs6 gene encoding BLOC-1-related complex subunit 6 codes for MESSRGRPGSEADLLALAEQQAAIFCGGPGGTPSKPPSGLRVSGEEEAKNVGGASRQPRSSPKTSSSSIVRRLEPEAWKNEPGPRATRSGSRSRRGEPGPEYDPNLSSRPKDPKPSEDKPASERIDRRGSPGGVEMNMEQPQQEEEDIDEEAAAAGRASRSFSSRLQDSRSLDGLSGACGGAGSAGGAESGAGGGRRATISSPLELEGTVSRHGDLTHFVANNLQLKIRLSGVAPPLPPAPVRPCLAPAPTPTIPPIDPDVLRDLERLSRDLGSRVDRLLRGLGGAVQELTALSVGCIQTYRDAVDSLGEAVDMSIKGMYTLLARCEELERALQPVQGLARQVRDIRRTLEVLEALCK; via the coding sequence ATGGAGTCGTCTCGGGGGCGGCCCGGGTCGGAGGCGGACCTTCTAGCTCTAGCGGAACAGCAGGCCGCGATTTTCTGCGGTGGGCCGGGTGGAACGCCCTCTAAGCCACCCTCAGGCCTGAGGGTGTCTGGGGAGGAAGAGGCCAAGAACGTTGGGGGCGCGAGCCGCCAACCCAGGTCGTCCCCGAAGACTTCGAGCAGCAGCATAGTCCGCCGGCTGGAACCGGAGGCTTGGAAAAACGAGCCCGGCCCCCGAGCGACGCGGTCTGGGAGCCGGAGCCGCCGCGGGGAGCCAGGTCCCGAGTACGACCCGAACCTGTCCTCCCGACCCAAGGATCCTAAGCCGTCCGAGGACAAGCCTGCATCCGAGAGGATCGACCGTCGAGGGAGCCCGGGAGGCGTCGAAATGAATATGGAACAGCCGCAGCAGGAAGAGGAAGACATTGACGAGGAGGCGGCAGCGGCCGGCAGGGCTAGCCGCTCGTTCTCCAGCCGCCTTCAGGACAGCCGCAGTCTGGACGGGCTCAGTGGGGCGTGCGGAGGCGCGGGGTCCGCAGGGGGTGCGGAGTCCGGCGCGGGCGGCGGACGCCGTGCCACTATTTCCAGTCCCCTGGAGCTCGAGGGCACTGTGAGCCGCCACGGAGACCTCACTCACTTTGTCGCTAACAACCTGCAACTCAAGATCCGTCTGAGCGGCGTCGCTCCGCCCCTTCCCCCTGCTCCAGTGCGTCCCTGCCTAGCACCGGCACCCACTCCTACCATCCCGCCCATCGACCCTGACGTGCTGCGGGATCTGGAACGGCTGAGTCGCGATCTGGGCAGCCGGGTGGACCGCCTGCTTCGCGGGCTGGGTGGTGCGGTGCAGGAGCTGACAGCGCTGAGCGTGGGCTGCATTCAGACCTACCGCGATGCGGTGGACTCCTTAGGCGAAGCCGTGGACATGAGTATTAAGGGCATGTACACCCTGCTGGCGCGTTGCGAGGAGCTGGAGAGGGCTCTGCAGCCGGTTCAGGGGCTGGCGCGCCAAGTCCGAGACATCCGACGCACTCTGGAGGTGTTGGAGGCCCTGTGCAAGTGA